A genomic region of Gemmata massiliana contains the following coding sequences:
- a CDS encoding serine hydrolase domain-containing protein has product MRTLAGVALFALTALPAAGADLPRSNPEAQGVSSPALRAFIEAADKDIDALHSFMLVRHGHVVAEGWWGPYAAETPHMLFSLSKSFTSTAVGLAAAEGKLSADDPVLKFFPNEAPADPSTNLKAMRLSDLLRMSTGHQTEPLRKASESWAKTFLAQSVPFKPGTHFLYNTSATYMLSAAVQQATGQTVLDYLKPRLFDPLGIAKPTWELSPQGISTGGYGLSVRTEDIAKFGQLYLQKGKWNGKQLVPEAWVETATARQTSNGSNPKSDWDQGYGYQFWRCRNGAYRGDGAFGQYCIVLPEQDAVIAITSGVKDMQAVLNLVWDKLLPAMKSGALAADEDAAKKLASTLKGLALRTPEGKASAPKVASKKFVFPSNDGKLESVVLENGKDGAVTLVARVGGTDRRIECGAGSWVKGRTAWGRLPEQPCAAAGAWTADDTFTAKICFTETPFITTVRLKFTGSEVRYETEANVGFGPTKEAALVGKSE; this is encoded by the coding sequence ATGAGAACTCTCGCCGGCGTCGCTCTGTTCGCGCTGACCGCGCTCCCCGCGGCCGGGGCGGACCTGCCGCGCAGCAACCCCGAGGCCCAGGGCGTTTCGTCCCCGGCCCTCCGCGCGTTCATCGAAGCGGCCGACAAGGACATCGACGCGCTCCACAGCTTCATGCTCGTCCGCCACGGTCACGTCGTCGCCGAGGGGTGGTGGGGACCGTATGCGGCCGAGACCCCGCACATGCTGTTCTCACTGAGCAAGAGCTTCACCTCGACGGCGGTCGGGTTGGCTGCGGCCGAAGGGAAACTGAGCGCAGACGACCCGGTGCTGAAGTTCTTCCCCAACGAGGCCCCGGCTGATCCCTCGACCAACCTCAAAGCAATGCGCCTGAGCGACCTGCTCCGCATGTCCACCGGGCACCAGACCGAACCGCTTCGCAAGGCGAGCGAGTCGTGGGCCAAGACGTTCCTCGCACAGTCGGTCCCGTTCAAGCCGGGCACCCACTTCCTCTATAACACGTCGGCCACGTACATGCTCTCGGCCGCAGTCCAGCAGGCGACCGGCCAAACCGTCCTCGACTACCTGAAGCCGCGCCTCTTCGATCCGCTGGGTATTGCGAAGCCGACCTGGGAACTGAGCCCGCAGGGGATTTCGACCGGCGGGTACGGCCTGAGTGTGCGAACCGAGGACATCGCCAAATTTGGGCAACTCTATCTGCAAAAGGGCAAGTGGAACGGCAAGCAACTGGTGCCGGAAGCGTGGGTCGAGACCGCGACCGCTCGGCAAACGTCTAACGGGAGCAACCCCAAGAGCGACTGGGATCAGGGGTACGGCTACCAGTTCTGGCGGTGCCGCAACGGAGCGTATCGCGGTGACGGAGCGTTCGGGCAGTACTGCATTGTGCTCCCCGAACAGGACGCGGTCATCGCCATCACCTCGGGCGTCAAGGACATGCAAGCGGTGCTGAACTTGGTCTGGGACAAGCTCCTTCCGGCCATGAAATCAGGAGCACTTGCGGCCGACGAGGACGCTGCGAAGAAGCTCGCGAGCACCCTGAAGGGTCTGGCGCTACGCACGCCGGAAGGGAAGGCATCCGCGCCGAAAGTCGCGAGCAAGAAGTTCGTGTTCCCGAGCAACGACGGGAAGCTCGAATCCGTGGTGCTCGAAAACGGGAAAGACGGCGCGGTCACACTGGTGGCCCGTGTTGGGGGAACGGACCGGCGCATCGAGTGCGGGGCGGGGTCGTGGGTGAAGGGCCGCACCGCTTGGGGGCGCTTGCCGGAACAACCGTGCGCGGCGGCCGGCGCCTGGACCGCGGACGACACGTTCACGGCGAAAATCTGCTTCACCGAAACCCCGTTCATCACAACCGTGCGCCTGAAGTTTACGGGGAGCGAAGT